The nucleotide sequence TAATCCACAAAGGTCAGTCAATTTATTGATTTTTTGGAAATAACTGAATTGGGAAAGCTTGTTAAATGACATTAGAAAACTAATGTTCTAGAAGTGTGAGGAAATGATTATCCTTGCAGATAGCATAAGTAGCAAACATTACTGTAAGCTAAAATAATTGTGTCAACCCATGTATGAATGCAAAATGGTAGAGAAAAAAATAGACTACCTACATGTGAAAGTCCCCTGCAGCAGAAAAACAGGGAAAATCATTGTAGCAAACACCTTGCACGCAACATAATCGAGATAAACCTAAAACATGAAAGGTCTGTGCTACATCAAGTAGAATCTGGGATGGATGCATCGTCTTGTACCTGCCAATGCTACTCTTGATGGTGGTGGTGCCGCGTGCAACGCCGTCAGCCACTCAGCCCGCCAGATCACTTCCTGCAGCTGCCTTGGTGTGGCCCCTCGTGGAGAATGTTAGCGAGAGAACATATCATGTACTAAATGAAATCAACCTGTCTAAGAAGCACAAACTAAACAAGAATGATCCATTATCCACTTTATTGAGAATGTAGAACATCTTACAGATAGGCCAGTCCTCGATCTGGATGCTATTACATAAATGTCATAAATTGGAAGAAATAACTAGTAATCAAACTCAAGAGGCTAGCTCAATGTCATAAATTGTAACACTCTGCTACGTATTACATGAATGCAACTTAGTCAATCAATTCAATTGGTTCTACAGGATACATCGCAAAGCGGAGGATGCCGCATAACCCACCGGTTTCTTCATAGCCACGCTCCAATCTATAGTAACCCTTCTCCCCCCGGTGGATGCCCCACGAATTCTTGATCTTCCAGTAATCTATGGTATAGTTGCTTCCATCTATATCTTGCTCCTGCGCCGTCCCATACCCTACCAGGAGCGCTTGGTGTCCAGGCCTCTGTCCACAAGGCCCGCTAAACACTCTGCCTGCCCGATAGTGCTTAGCCCACCCCGTGGTATCAACAGACACCACTACAGGCTGTGATGCCACAGCCTGCTCAAGTGCCGTCTCATTGAATCGCGGGACAAACTTGTACCCGCCGATGGTGACCACCTTCTGGGCCTTGTGGCAGTTCAACCTCGTGGCCACGTACGGGTTGTCCTCCCACTTTGCGATGCCGTCGGCATCAATCACATGGTTGAATGCCTTCACAGCATTGCCCCCATCGCATCCCCTGCTGATACTGCAGTCCAGAAGTTCCTGCACACTTAACTGCATCAGGATGCCATTTTCTATCATGTGTATACCCTCCACTGCCCCTGCCGCCGCGAAGGCCCAGCAGGCCCCGCATGAACCTTGGTTCATGACTTGTGTCACGGCGCCCCGAGAAGCCCAGTCGACGTAGTCGGGGATGTCGTCGTTGGCGAAGGTGAACTGGTCGCCGGTGATGACGTCGTGCTCTAGCAGCTCCTCTCTGCTTTTGAGGAAGCAGGATCCGAAGGTCTCCTTGAACTCGTCATCGGTTATGTCCGAGAACTCGTTCAGGCGCCGGCGGTTGTGGATGACACCCATGTTCATGATGTTGATCTCCTGCGCTCGTGACCTGAAGATGTCCAGCCTCCCGGACTTGTCGTCGTCCTTGCAGCCCCGACCATCCGGGTACTTCTTGCACCAGCGCTCGTAGAGCTGCCGTGTGGACTCCTCCGACGACAGCTCGGCGCTGGTGAAGTCGATGCTACTGGCCGCAGGCGCGAGGGCCAGCACAAGCATTCCCATTGACAAGGTAAGATGGATCTTCATTTCTACTTTTCAGTACGTATTTCGGTCCTGCTTCTGCCTGTTTATATATGTTAACAGCAGTATGGTATTATCATAGTAGGTAACTGTTAGCTCTGAACTTAAATCTACTGTTAACCAAACCTGTGCTGTGCCAGGTTTGTCTACTTCTTAGCTACCTCTGCTGTGCCAGGTTTGTCTACTTCTTAGCTACCTCTGCTGTGCCAGGTTGTTGGGAGGTGCTTGACGGATGCCTTCAATGCACGAGAATCGTAGACTCGTCTAATGACTACCTTTTTTGGTTTTCATCTGCCAATGCAAAATGCATCAGTAACCAACAAACCCATCATGCAAAAGAGAACACCACAGGAAAATTCTTTCAACTAGGGACAACTCCAGCATATGTTCTTGAATTTATGTTCATAATGCATTTACACACGAACTTAACAATACAATAATACTATTTGTATGTACTCCTCATTATAACACAATTGACTGATGGTACCTTACAGTGGATGCTATATAAGCTCTCGAGTCTACTTGACCGTGTAACTTCCATCCCTGTTATATACCTGAAGACGAAATAGTGTAATTCAAACATGAGAACCTCAACGGTACTAGTAGACTAACAAGTATAGACAATTAGAGCCAAAGCTGTGAATCTTTAAAATTACTAGAATGTGAACTTACGATGTTGTTTTAAGCAACTCCTGCTGAAGTTCTTCCTCACAAGCTGTTAATGCAATCGCAGCAAAATCAACAATCTTAGGCTTTCCAACGGCTGCTTCAGAGCTACTTTGGAGATAATTAAGAAAGTCGGAGCGCCTTCTCTGATCCAAAAAGAGGTCATCCAAAAAGACGTCAAATGGCAATACAGCTTGCGATAGATCCTGCAGTTGAGGGAGGAATTATATTTCATAATAAGATAAGATATCAACCCTACCAGTCAAGGAAAATGAAAATTACTTTCATTCATATCTTTAAATTTGGGACTACCAGTTTCCAGTTTACACAGTTCTGAAGTACCACAGATTCATTTATCCTATACCCTGCTATTGCTTTTCTGTATCATACTGAATGGTGTACAAGACATTTTCAGCAAATTCACGAGTTTCCTTTTGGGATTTTCGCTGGACAGGTGTATTGTGAGACGGTGGAACCCATTATACCAATAATATTCCAGAGAACAAAAGCAACATGCTTTGCTTATGGACAAACAGAAAGTCAAGCATGTTTGCCCATATCTTTAAGCACAAATAAGTCATGGTTTCTGTGATTAGTTCAACCTTCGATTAATGTGCAAAGTATTGGTTGTCTTCTTTTTGTCAATTTTGAATATGCTTGTGCAAACGTGCACAAGTGTTGTGCAAATAACTGTATTGTTGAGAACTTGATCTCGAACTTCAGAAGTAGTTCACTGCCTACTAATTTCCTGGTTGACTTCTGTATAATGTGATAACCTGAAAAGAAACTTAATTACTTATCCCTCTCAGAGTTCAGCCTTCTAGATTGCTTACCAGATCCCCTTGTGATGTTCTTCATCATTCCACTTCATGAGCAGGTAGTGGCAAGAGATACACCAATGCAACCTTAGCCTCTGAGAGCGGCACAAGACATAATTCGTCTTTTGCATCAACCTGTCTGAGTCAAAATGTTAAGCTGTGGCTCAGCTAATTTGAGATATATGGTGAGAAACTCTATGATCTTCTATCAGACAGAAGGTTGGTTGTATCGCAGACACAAAAGTCCATGCCTTTAATTCTATTGCTTTTCTCGTTTCTGGGTTTGGTGATGGGGTGCATGCATATACTAACATTCAGTGTTTCAttgacaagtactccctccgttcctaaatataagtatttttagagatttcagtaAGGAACTaaatacagagcaaaatgagtgaatctacactctaaaatatgtattaAGTCATGCCTAATTGCTTTAGGATAAGGTTAATGACTCATATGTTTACACCCTGGTTATGGAATAGATTATTTCTGATTGGATGTAATTAAGGTCAAATGCTGTCTTGTTAAGTCTAATCACTCATGCGTAGGACTTAATTGTTTGGTTAATGCAATTGTGCAATAATCGGAATCAAGTTGATGTTCCGATAAGCTCAGGTTCAGCTATTAGAAGGAGTGGAATTGAATGTTGAAGGAAATCCCCAAAATATCCCCCCCATTCCGAAAAACTAACCCAAGATGGCAATTCCCCAATTTGCAAATTTAAATCCCCAAATTTTGAAGCCCAAAATGTTGAAATGAATATTAAGAGAAATGGATGTATGGCTTACCTACTGACGCTACGACGCCGCCGTCTGTGTTGATGGCCCGCGGGAAGAAATGGCTGGCGGCGCCGCCCTATCATACGCGAATGTTGTATGGCCTCTACGCCGCACACGTCGTAGTCGACCACCAAACGACAGGGGCCGGCGGTCGCCTCGCCGCCGAGCGCCTCGTGCGCGTCGCCGGCGCGGACGGACCGGCTCCCGATCTCGCAATGTGCACGACACGGCTAGCACCGTTCGGCGGAGGAGCGCGCGGCCCTCCAGCCAGGCACGCTGCTCCGACGAATGGGGCTGCCGCACCGCCATGGCGGGCGTGTCTCCGGCGCGGTCGCCTTTTCTGCGGGAGCAGTGAATATTGGGGTAACGAGGGGAAATGCCGCTACGGTTTGACCTTGTTCTATTTTGCTCCGCCCAGGTCGATCTGAACCGTCGACAGGATCGAACGGCTGAGGCCGACGCGCTGCTCAGAACGGGACTTCGGGCGCTTAAAGGGCCTATTTCGCTGCTGGTCTGCGACCCAGGTTGTCTTAGCCCAATGAAAGCCTTTTATTTATATGTTTTTGTTTGCTGGGCTGCACCGAATGATTATGTGTAGCCATGGGTTGTATTGGGCCAGGAAATTATGCTGTGCGTTTTTCTTTTATTGGAGTGCATTTCTGTAATTATGATTATTCCAAGAATGTTTTTTGCACTGTTATTAATATAAAATTTCCAGAAAAATTAAGCTGTAAATTATGCTTTACTTTTCTTAGTAAAATGGAACCAATGGAAGTTTTGCTTGTAGAAAATTATTGCACAATGAATGTTGATGCCATTTTAATGACACCTTTTTATGATGATCACCTTTCTAGCATCATTTCAATGATGAAGTCGATGTGAGTCACTCATCCAATTTTCTGAATACTTTGTTTGGGAGATTTAATTGATTATGAATTTTATATTGATGCCATGCTTATGGCATTTTTTAAATGATGTGATCATTACTAATGGGCTGAGGTCACCTCCGGAAAAATGTTAATGGTCGCATGGTGCGTTTTCTACGTCGCACTATGCATCCAATGATGTTAGGCTAGTGTGTTCGTTGACCAATACTAAGGATTATTGTTGGTTCATTTTCTAGTCTTAGGATACCCAAACGGCACGCAAAAGTCACCACCAAGGCCACAGACTTCCACCACTTCAATGAAAGAACCGTTGACAGACCTTGGCTTCGTAAGTCTAGATTTCTCACCCAAAAAACTATTACAGAAGCTACAAAAATTGGTAGAACTAGATGACCGAGAATCAAACAGGAAATCAGTTAaaatattttttcttatttttttccataatgtcgTTTGTGAGACAACCGCTGCTATCATCAGCAAACAAGCCATAGTGGTGAAGAACATGATCTGTGAAGAAATGGCAGTGATGGATTTCTGCGAGGTAATCCTCGAAAGGATTAAGGCAGGAGCCATCGAATGGCAGGACCACAAGATGTTAGATCAGGAAAAAAAGAACAAAAGGAACCTCGACGGTTTTGCACAGGCACCAGTAATCATGTACCTTGACTCCCTGCTCCTACCCATCGACAGCAGAGAAATGCAGAAAATTACTGAGAGAATGGACAAGACCTCATTACCACGAGCAAACCTTCTCTATGAGAGTGACCTAGCAAAATTAGCTGGAGCAAACATGAAAAAGGATGGAAAAACACGACCGAatgactatgaatttggcaagatACAAGTCTGACTGTTGTATATAAATCCCTTGTAACTTGTAAAAACATTTTCCATTCTAACCAATTCCATTCTACCGAAACaatgcagacatggaaaggaacGACAGAGAGGATCTTCTACACGAAACAAAGAAACACAGAATCACCTTCGTCTTCAATGCAACTGATACCAGCATACCATCGTAAAAAACCACAGCACCAGCACACGACCAAACTACTACCACCTCCACCCAAGCGCCACGCGCGAAGCATGTGTCAGCACCAGTGGAAGCAGGGAACTTGACACAAGCACCAACATAGGATCAGAAGAACGATTCGAAAGGATAAATCAAATGTTGGAAAACATGCTTAATGAAACAAAACAATTACCCGGAATAACTAGCAGGGTTGAACACCAATACATTGATCAAGAGGAGAAATTGGATCAACAAGCCAAGGAATCACTGGTGCAACAAACAATGTCCCTGATGAAAGCTTTTGAATATCACAAAGACCTTCAAAACCTGATTTGCAAGGCAAGAATGAACAAAACTGACGAGGGCACCCTGCAGGTGGTAGAGCAACTAGATGCTGGAACCACAACTAGACTAGGGGATGGAAACCGCACAACCGAACTCGTAGCCACGACACAagcaagagaaaataaaaaaacaaagacGGAAAAAGAAgaccaagagaagaagagaagaacaaCATCAAGGACACAGGACACGGGAATTGAAAATTGGGAGATAAAGCACCAGAAACAGGTACATAAGCAGCAGAAGGAGAAGCACATACCAACTAACGCAAGCTTCGAAGAACTACAAAACCAAGGAACAAAAGTAAGAGCACAAAAAAGATGTAGACCACGAACAAGAAAAACAGGTAAATAATAGCAATGCATGATGTCATCTAACTCTAAAGCCCTGTTTTCATACCTGAACTAAAAAAATTGTGTGAATACTCTCATGCACGTGACAATAGCACGCCAGGCCAAGATGAACTCCAACAGTAGGATGATGTCAACAACCCCAAAAACGGGGATGAACGCAACAAAGCAAGCAACCTCAAAACAGATAATGCTACCTCAACAATGACCCCAAAAGATGT is from Triticum aestivum cultivar Chinese Spring chromosome 1B, IWGSC CS RefSeq v2.1, whole genome shotgun sequence and encodes:
- the LOC123092161 gene encoding ervatamin-B, with the protein product MKIHLTLSMGMLVLALAPAASSIDFTSAELSSEESTRQLYERWCKKYPDGRGCKDDDKSGRLDIFRSRAQEINIMNMGVIHNRRRLNEFSDITDDEFKETFGSCFLKSREELLEHDVITGDQFTFANDDIPDYVDWASRGAVTQVMNQGSCGACWAFAAAGAVEGIHMIENGILMQLSVQELLDCSISRGCDGGNAVKAFNHVIDADGIAKWEDNPYVATRLNCHKAQKVVTIGGYKFVPRFNETALEQAVASQPVVVSVDTTGWAKHYRAGRVFSGPCGQRPGHQALLVGYGTAQEQDIDGSNYTIDYWKIKNSWGIHRGEKGYYRLERGYEETGGLCGILRFAMYPVEPIELID